From Hermetia illucens chromosome 6, iHerIll2.2.curated.20191125, whole genome shotgun sequence, one genomic window encodes:
- the LOC119660492 gene encoding katanin p60 ATPase-containing subunit A-like 1 isoform X3, with protein MSKLRGEETFRRVTREKLVVRGNTAIRTLDTTTSFLPILDSSSSPANGLSHMARMMDSLILDQYPPFTFTKITATHRPTRSNGSLKRNGSSMPTGGPSSSSNMSGMGGTLRVNVQKGRIPTQEVPPTPRAPTGAFQSPPSTSTNTNSNNPNPTDNRWISSLRRRDPELQPTLPSINNHYSSTTVGLASTSVEKRGRSSKLTASLRKSRSVERVRARKLTNPIKLKEKPKKSSSEEAANSDDQEATSIEENSTSHSSPKSSPNNKNKIFSPSGFEPHLVETLEKDILQRHPGVQWTDVAGLSEAKAILQEAVVLPVIMPEFFKGIRRPWRGVLMVGPPGTGKTMMAKAVATECGTTFFNVSSSTLTSKYRGESEKLVRLLFEMARFYAPSTIFIDEIDSLCASRGSDSEHEASRRFKAELLIQMDGLNATVQDDKIIMVLAATNHPWDIDEAFRRRFEKRIYIGLPNEDTRSALLKLCLKDVNLSPSLDLSAIGDQLKGYSGFDISNVCRDAAMMSMRRKICGISPSEIKQIRREEVDLPITLQDFQDAMARTRKSVSAADIAKFEKWMDDYGSC; from the exons CTCATCATCCCCAGCGAATGGCCTTTCGCATATGGCACGTATGATGGATTCCCTAATCCTTGATCAATACCCGCCATTCACTTTCACAAAAATCACAGCAACACACCGACCAACACGATCCAATGGAAGCCTCAAACGTAATGGTTCATCTATGCCTACAGGCGgaccgtcatcatcatcaaatatgTCCGGAATGGGTGGAACTCTTCGGGTGAACGTACAAAAAGGTCGTATTCCAACACAAG AAGTTCCTCCGACTCCACGTGCTCCGACGGGAGCGTTTCAATCACCGCCATCGACTAGCACAAATACTAATAGTAACAACCCCAATCCAACTGATAATCGCTGGATCTCTTCGCTCAGGAGACGTGACCCGGAATTACAGCCCACGCTGCCTTCTATTAACAATCACTATAGTTCGACCACTGTAGGCTTGGCTTCTACATCTGTGGAGAAACGTGGAAGAAGCAGTAAATTAACTGCATCCCTGCGAAAGAGTCGATCCGTAGAAAGAGTACGAGCCCGAAAACTGACCAATCCAATAAAACTCAAGGAAAAGCCGAAGAAAAGTTCATCCGAAGAAGCGGCAAATTCAGACGATCAAGAGGCTACTTCCATCGAGGAGAACTCAACTTCACATAGCTCACCGAAAAGCTCAccgaacaataaaaacaaaatcttctCCCCCTCAGGATTCGAGCCACATTTAGTCGAGACATTAGAGAAGGATATCTTGCAACGACATCCAGGTGTACAATGGACTGATGTGGCTGGGCTGAGTGAAGCTAAGGCGATCCTCCAAGAGGCCGTTGTACTTCCGGTAATAATGCCTGAATTCTTCAAAGGAATTCGTCGACCATGGCGAGGAGTATTAATGGTTGGGCCACCAGGAACTGGGAAAACAATGATGGCGAAAGCTGTGGCGACCGAATGTGGAACAACGTTCTTTAATGTATCGTCGAGCACATTGACGTCCAAGTATCGCGGGGAAAGTGAGAAATTGGTGCGACTACTATTCGAAATGGCTCGTTTTTATGCGCCCAGTACAATTTTCATTGATGAAATCGATTCGCTGTGCGCTAGTCGTGGCAGTGACTCAGAACATGAGGCGAGTAGGAGGTTCAAAGCCGAATTGCTAATACAAATGGATGGACTTAATGCTACCGTGCAGGATGATAAGATTATCATGGTTTTGGCGGCCACTAATCACCCTTGGGACATTGATGAAGCGTTTCGGCGTCGATTTGAAAAGAGAATTTACATTGGACTTCCGAATG AGGACACACGGTCAGCCTTACTCAAACTATGCCTTAAGGACGTCAACTTATCACCGAGCTTAGACCTGTCCGCAATCGGTGACCAGCTCAAAGGATACTCCGGCTTTGATATAAGCAATGTGTGTCGCGATGCAGCCATGATGTCAATGCGTcgcaaaatctgtggtatttcaCCATCGGAAATCAAGCAGATACGACGCGAAGAAGTTGatcttccgatcacattgcaAGACTTCCAAGATGCAATGGCACGCACCCGGAAATCCGTTTCGGCTGCCGACATTGCAAAGTTCGAGAAATGGATGGATGATTATGGCTCTTGTTAG
- the LOC119660492 gene encoding katanin p60 ATPase-containing subunit A-like 1 isoform X4 translates to MARMMDSLILDQYPPFTFTKITATHRPTRSNGSLKRNGSSMPTGGPSSSSNMSGMGGTLRVNVQKGRIPTQEVPPTPRAPTGAFQSPPSTSTNTNSNNPNPTDNRWISSLRRRDPELQPTLPSINNHYSSTTVGLASTSVEKRGRSSKLTASLRKSRSVERVRARKLTNPIKLKEKPKKSSSEEAANSDDQEATSIEENSTSHSSPKSSPNNKNKIFSPSGFEPHLVETLEKDILQRHPGVQWTDVAGLSEAKAILQEAVVLPVIMPEFFKGIRRPWRGVLMVGPPGTGKTMMAKAVATECGTTFFNVSSSTLTSKYRGESEKLVRLLFEMARFYAPSTIFIDEIDSLCASRGSDSEHEASRRFKAELLIQMDGLNATVQDDKIIMVLAATNHPWDIDEAFRRRFEKRIYIGLPNEDTRSALLKLCLKDVNLSPSLDLSAIGDQLKGYSGFDISNVCRDAAMMSMRRKICGISPSEIKQIRREEVDLPITLQDFQDAMARTRKSVSAADIAKFEKWMDDYGSC, encoded by the exons ATGGCACGTATGATGGATTCCCTAATCCTTGATCAATACCCGCCATTCACTTTCACAAAAATCACAGCAACACACCGACCAACACGATCCAATGGAAGCCTCAAACGTAATGGTTCATCTATGCCTACAGGCGgaccgtcatcatcatcaaatatgTCCGGAATGGGTGGAACTCTTCGGGTGAACGTACAAAAAGGTCGTATTCCAACACAAG AAGTTCCTCCGACTCCACGTGCTCCGACGGGAGCGTTTCAATCACCGCCATCGACTAGCACAAATACTAATAGTAACAACCCCAATCCAACTGATAATCGCTGGATCTCTTCGCTCAGGAGACGTGACCCGGAATTACAGCCCACGCTGCCTTCTATTAACAATCACTATAGTTCGACCACTGTAGGCTTGGCTTCTACATCTGTGGAGAAACGTGGAAGAAGCAGTAAATTAACTGCATCCCTGCGAAAGAGTCGATCCGTAGAAAGAGTACGAGCCCGAAAACTGACCAATCCAATAAAACTCAAGGAAAAGCCGAAGAAAAGTTCATCCGAAGAAGCGGCAAATTCAGACGATCAAGAGGCTACTTCCATCGAGGAGAACTCAACTTCACATAGCTCACCGAAAAGCTCAccgaacaataaaaacaaaatcttctCCCCCTCAGGATTCGAGCCACATTTAGTCGAGACATTAGAGAAGGATATCTTGCAACGACATCCAGGTGTACAATGGACTGATGTGGCTGGGCTGAGTGAAGCTAAGGCGATCCTCCAAGAGGCCGTTGTACTTCCGGTAATAATGCCTGAATTCTTCAAAGGAATTCGTCGACCATGGCGAGGAGTATTAATGGTTGGGCCACCAGGAACTGGGAAAACAATGATGGCGAAAGCTGTGGCGACCGAATGTGGAACAACGTTCTTTAATGTATCGTCGAGCACATTGACGTCCAAGTATCGCGGGGAAAGTGAGAAATTGGTGCGACTACTATTCGAAATGGCTCGTTTTTATGCGCCCAGTACAATTTTCATTGATGAAATCGATTCGCTGTGCGCTAGTCGTGGCAGTGACTCAGAACATGAGGCGAGTAGGAGGTTCAAAGCCGAATTGCTAATACAAATGGATGGACTTAATGCTACCGTGCAGGATGATAAGATTATCATGGTTTTGGCGGCCACTAATCACCCTTGGGACATTGATGAAGCGTTTCGGCGTCGATTTGAAAAGAGAATTTACATTGGACTTCCGAATG AGGACACACGGTCAGCCTTACTCAAACTATGCCTTAAGGACGTCAACTTATCACCGAGCTTAGACCTGTCCGCAATCGGTGACCAGCTCAAAGGATACTCCGGCTTTGATATAAGCAATGTGTGTCGCGATGCAGCCATGATGTCAATGCGTcgcaaaatctgtggtatttcaCCATCGGAAATCAAGCAGATACGACGCGAAGAAGTTGatcttccgatcacattgcaAGACTTCCAAGATGCAATGGCACGCACCCGGAAATCCGTTTCGGCTGCCGACATTGCAAAGTTCGAGAAATGGATGGATGATTATGGCTCTTGTTAG